The following proteins come from a genomic window of Corallococcus sp. NCRR:
- the dut gene encoding dUTP diphosphatase — MDPTLTVPVRRVRSHPDPLPLPRYETELAAGLDLRADIDEERVLQPLERMAVPTGLAFALPPGFEGQVRPRSGLAFRHGVTCLNSPGTVDADYRGEVQVLLVNLSNTPFTLRRGDRVAQLVVAPVTATALREVDVLEVTSRGAGGFGSTGR; from the coding sequence ATGGACCCCACGCTGACCGTCCCCGTGCGCCGGGTGCGCTCGCATCCGGACCCGCTGCCCCTGCCGCGCTACGAGACGGAGCTCGCCGCCGGGCTGGACCTTCGGGCCGACATCGACGAGGAGCGGGTGCTCCAACCCCTGGAGCGGATGGCGGTCCCCACGGGGCTGGCCTTCGCGCTCCCGCCGGGCTTCGAGGGCCAGGTGCGGCCCCGCTCGGGGCTGGCGTTCCGGCACGGGGTGACGTGCCTCAACTCCCCCGGGACGGTGGACGCCGACTACCGGGGGGAGGTCCAGGTGCTGCTCGTCAACCTGTCCAACACCCCTTTCACCCTGCGTCGGGGGGACCGGGTGGCCCAGCTGGTGGTGGCCCCCGTGACGGCCACGGCCCTGCGCGAGGTGGACGTGCTGGAGGTGACTTCCCGGGGAGCCGGAGGTTTCGGGTCCACGGGTCGCTAG
- a CDS encoding M23 family metallopeptidase, with protein sequence MFARRARGLLDFTFALLCVWCAYHHTPAGALLRRAGAWAFHTRTTARPLLAYYDGVSGTAVPVPDSLPAAMLTRVPTSAEALAWGTHSALKALDAKAREPSLALARELGIAPETLVDPVKGPAATRRMLDALAKDFPSEEARVTAVFAGRVPARFALERVDAEGGALSLERLAKQLPPGFEGSSVGAAQALALSTALMLGWPVSESAPVTSPFGIRVHPTLRTRRMHTGVDLAVRTGTSVTAVAAGVVRRASEDSVNGRVLVLDHGRGVTTAYCHNSELLVKAGTRVEKGQAIALSGSTGRSTGPHLHYQLELAARPVDPFGFRTALRMADGATEL encoded by the coding sequence ATGTTCGCTCGACGCGCCCGCGGACTCCTGGACTTCACCTTCGCGCTCCTGTGCGTGTGGTGCGCGTACCACCACACGCCCGCGGGGGCGCTCCTGCGGCGCGCGGGCGCCTGGGCCTTCCACACGCGCACCACGGCCCGGCCGCTGCTCGCGTACTACGACGGCGTGAGCGGGACGGCCGTGCCCGTGCCGGACTCGCTGCCCGCCGCGATGCTCACGCGGGTGCCCACGAGCGCGGAGGCGCTGGCGTGGGGGACGCACTCGGCGCTGAAGGCCCTGGATGCGAAGGCCCGTGAGCCGTCGCTCGCGCTGGCGCGTGAGCTGGGTATCGCTCCGGAGACGCTGGTGGATCCGGTGAAGGGACCGGCGGCGACGCGGCGGATGCTGGACGCGCTCGCGAAGGATTTCCCGTCGGAGGAGGCTCGGGTGACGGCGGTGTTCGCCGGGCGGGTGCCCGCGCGCTTCGCGCTGGAGCGGGTGGACGCGGAGGGTGGGGCGCTCAGCCTGGAGCGCCTGGCGAAGCAGCTGCCCCCGGGCTTCGAGGGCTCCTCCGTGGGCGCGGCGCAGGCGCTGGCGCTGTCCACCGCGTTGATGCTCGGGTGGCCGGTGTCGGAGAGCGCTCCGGTGACGAGCCCCTTCGGCATCCGCGTCCATCCCACGCTGCGCACGCGCCGGATGCACACGGGGGTGGACCTGGCGGTGCGTACAGGCACTTCGGTGACGGCGGTGGCCGCGGGCGTGGTGCGCCGCGCGAGCGAGGACTCCGTCAACGGCCGCGTGCTGGTGCTGGACCACGGGCGGGGCGTGACGACGGCGTACTGTCACAACTCGGAGCTGCTGGTGAAGGCGGGCACGCGGGTGGAGAAGGGACAGGCCATCGCGCTGTCGGGCAGCACCGGCCGGTCCACCGGGCCGCACCTGCACTACCAACTGGAGCTGGCCGCGCGGCCGGTGGACCCGTTCGGGTTCCGCACCGCGCTGCGCATGGCGGACGGCGCGACCGAGCTGTGA